The DNA region GAGCACGAGCGTGTCGGCCGGGCCCATCGCCGCAAAGAGCTTCAGCTTCGCGGCGTAGTAGTCCTCCAGGCGCCCGTAGCGGTCCAGGTGATCCGGGCTCAGGTTGAGCAGGGTGGCGCACTTGGGATGGAAACGCGTGAAGGTCTCGGCCTGGAAGCTGCTCACCTCGACGACGTAGAGTTCCGCGTCCGGCTCCTCGATCAGCAGTTCGGCCAGCGGCCGACCGAGGTTGCCGCCCGCGGGCGCGCGCCGGCCCTGGGCTGCGAGCAAGTGGGCCGCGAGGCTGGTCACCGTGCTCTTGCCGTTGCTGCCCGTGACGGCGAGGATCGGCACCGGGCAGCGCAGGAAGGCCTCCTCGAGTTCGCCGGTGATCGGCAGGCCCTCGGCGAGGGCGGCCCGCAGCGCGGGGCTCGTCGGCGGCACGCCGGGCGAGAGCAGCACGCGGGCGACGCCCGCCAGCCACTCGGGCTGGAAGGCGCCCTGGCAGCGCTCGGCGCCGGCCAGCTCGCGCGGGAGCGCCGGGGGCAGGGCCTTCTCGTCGGCGAGACGCACGGGCTCGCCGGCCGCGACGAGGAGCCGCGCGGCGGCGATGCCGCTGCGCCCCGTGCCCAGGATCAGCGTCAGTCCGGCGCCCACCCTGCCCCCCCTAGCGCAGCTTGAGCGTGCTGAGGCCGACCATGGCCAGCAGCACGGCGAGGATCCAGAAGCGCACGACCACCTTGGACTCGTGCCAGCCGCCCAGCTCGAAGTGGTGGTGCAGCGGCGCCATGCGGAAGACCCGCCTGCCGCGCCGTTTGAAACTCCAGACCTGCAGCATCACGCTGAGCGCTTCGAGTACGAGCACGCCGCCGAGGACGACGAGCAGCAGCTCCTTCTTGATCAGGATGGCGACGGTGCCGAGCGCGCCGCCCAGGGCGAGGCTGCCCGTGTCGCCCATGAAGAGCTCGGCCGGGTGGGCGTTGAACCAGAGGAAGCCCAGGCTCGCCCCCACCATCGCCGCGCAGAAGACGGTCAGCTCGCCCGCCCCCGGCAGATAGACGATGTTCAGGTAATCGCTGAAGACGCGGTGGCCGCTCACGTAGGTCAGTCCC from bacterium includes:
- the murD gene encoding UDP-N-acetylmuramoyl-L-alanine--D-glutamate ligase; translation: MGAGLTLILGTGRSGIAAARLLVAAGEPVRLADEKALPPALPRELAGAERCQGAFQPEWLAGVARVLLSPGVPPTSPALRAALAEGLPITGELEEAFLRCPVPILAVTGSNGKSTVTSLAAHLLAAQGRRAPAGGNLGRPLAELLIEEPDAELYVVEVSSFQAETFTRFHPKCATLLNLSPDHLDRYGRLEDYYAAKLKLFAAMGPADTLVLGEDAEAARRLASCPARRLPFSLGGPPPGGEGSFLAGGRLAFRYGGRERTLLEAAALPIPGRHNLANALAAVSLVLPFADDAEGLARGLASFRGLAHRMEEVGRLGP